A single Falco naumanni isolate bFalNau1 chromosome 20, bFalNau1.pat, whole genome shotgun sequence DNA region contains:
- the UFC1 gene encoding ubiquitin-fold modifier-conjugating enzyme 1 isoform X1: MAEEAARRAVAELPLLRTSAGPRDREGWAPRLKEEYRALIQYVENNKRADNDWFRLESNAEGTRWFGKCWYVHELLKYEFAIEFDIPVTYPSTAPEIAIPELDGKTAKMYSWARGWPWKSPTSSPKASSSTRRSERWLEGSAGAVQHRAPPPPPPPPHPSCAHCPPATSLLLLNKLFSSSLALACCSGGPSGGTPRPRGSSRPARPYSNTSPERAVFLRRRGAAAPLRAAGDAARSP; this comes from the exons ATGGCGGAggaggcggcgcggcgggcggtgGCGGAGCTGCCGCTGTTGCGGACGTCGGCGGGACCGCGGGACCGGGAGGGCTGGGCGCCGCGCCTGAAGGAGGAGTACCGCGCCCTCATCCAG TACGTAGAGAACAACAAGCGCGCCGACAACGACTGGTTCCGTCTGGAGTCCAACGCCGAGGGCACCCG GTGGTTCGGGAAGTGCTGGTACGTCCATGAGCTGCTCAAGTATGAGTTTGCCATCGAGTTTGAT ATCCCGGTGACCTACCCCTCCACCGCCCCCGAGATTGCCATCCCCGAGCTGGACGGGAAGACAGCCAAGATGTACAG CTGGGCCCGTGGCTGGCCGTGGAAATCCCCGACCTCGTCGCCAAAGGCATCATCCAGCACAAGGAGAAGTGAGCGGTGGCTGGAGGGGAGCGCTGGTGCGGTGCAGcaccgcgccccccccccccccccaccccccccccaccccagctgcgCCCACTGCCCCCCTGCCACTTCGCTGCTGCTCCTCAATAAACTCTTCAGCTCCAGCCTTGCCCttgcctgctgctctgggggtcCTAGCGGGGGTACCCCCAGACCTCGGGGGTCCAGCCGCCCAGCGCGACCCTACAGTAACACTTCACCGGAACGCgctgtttttttaagaagacGGGGTGCGGCGGCTCCTTTAAGAGCGGCGGGGGACGCCGCGCGGTCTCCATAG
- the UFC1 gene encoding ubiquitin-fold modifier-conjugating enzyme 1 isoform X2: MAAPTCYTPLSPRVAPPSKMAARGQRFHCRHFRPEPRWAASGGGEMAEEAARRAVAELPLLRTSAGPRDREGWAPRLKEEYRALIQVRRAKPRRSGSPVRREQQARRQRLVPSGVQRRGHPVVREVLIPVTYPSTAPEIAIPELDGKTAKMYSWARGWPWKSPTSSPKASSSTRRSERWLEGSAGAVQHRAPPPPPPPPHPSCAHCPPATSLLLLNKLFSSSLALACCSGGPSGGTPRPRGSSRPARPYSNTSPERAVFLRRRGAAAPLRAAGDAARSP, translated from the exons ATGGCGGCGCCAACCTGCTACACGCCCTTGTCGCCGCGCGTCGCGCCCCCAAGCAAGATGGCGGCGCGGGGCCAGCGCTTTCACTGTCGTCACTTCCGCCCCGAGCCAAGATGGGCCGCTTCCGGCGGCGGGGAGATGGCGGAggaggcggcgcggcgggcggtgGCGGAGCTGCCGCTGTTGCGGACGTCGGCGGGACCGCGGGACCGGGAGGGCTGGGCGCCGCGCCTGAAGGAGGAGTACCGCGCCCTCATCCAGGTGCGCCGGGCCAAGCCCCGCCGGTCAGGCTCCCCcg TACGTAGAGAACAACAAGCGCGCCGACAACGACTGGTTCCGTCTGGAGTCCAACGCCGAGGGCACCCG GTGGTTCGGGAAGTGCTG ATCCCGGTGACCTACCCCTCCACCGCCCCCGAGATTGCCATCCCCGAGCTGGACGGGAAGACAGCCAAGATGTACAG CTGGGCCCGTGGCTGGCCGTGGAAATCCCCGACCTCGTCGCCAAAGGCATCATCCAGCACAAGGAGAAGTGAGCGGTGGCTGGAGGGGAGCGCTGGTGCGGTGCAGcaccgcgccccccccccccccccaccccccccccaccccagctgcgCCCACTGCCCCCCTGCCACTTCGCTGCTGCTCCTCAATAAACTCTTCAGCTCCAGCCTTGCCCttgcctgctgctctgggggtcCTAGCGGGGGTACCCCCAGACCTCGGGGGTCCAGCCGCCCAGCGCGACCCTACAGTAACACTTCACCGGAACGCgctgtttttttaagaagacGGGGTGCGGCGGCTCCTTTAAGAGCGGCGGGGGACGCCGCGCGGTCTCCATAG
- the UFC1 gene encoding ubiquitin-fold modifier-conjugating enzyme 1 isoform X3 gives MAEEAARRAVAELPLLRTSAGPRDREGWAPRLKEEYRALIQYVENNKRADNDWFRLESNAEGTRWFGKCWYVHELLKYEFAIEFDIPVTYPSTAPEIAIPELDGKTAKMYRGGKICLSDHFKPLWARNVPKFGLAHLMALGLGPWLAVEIPDLVAKGIIQHKEK, from the exons ATGGCGGAggaggcggcgcggcgggcggtgGCGGAGCTGCCGCTGTTGCGGACGTCGGCGGGACCGCGGGACCGGGAGGGCTGGGCGCCGCGCCTGAAGGAGGAGTACCGCGCCCTCATCCAG TACGTAGAGAACAACAAGCGCGCCGACAACGACTGGTTCCGTCTGGAGTCCAACGCCGAGGGCACCCG GTGGTTCGGGAAGTGCTGGTACGTCCATGAGCTGCTCAAGTATGAGTTTGCCATCGAGTTTGAT ATCCCGGTGACCTACCCCTCCACCGCCCCCGAGATTGCCATCCCCGAGCTGGACGGGAAGACAGCCAAGATGTACAG ggGCGGCAAGATCTGCCTCAGCGACCACTTCAAGCCCCTCTGGGCTAGGAACGTCCCCAAATTCGGTTTGGCCCATCTGATGGCGCTGGGG CTGGGCCCGTGGCTGGCCGTGGAAATCCCCGACCTCGTCGCCAAAGGCATCATCCAGCACAAGGAGAAGTGA
- the UFC1 gene encoding ubiquitin-fold modifier-conjugating enzyme 1 isoform X4 — translation MAEEAARRAVAELPLLRTSAGPRDREGWAPRLKEEYRALIQVRRAKPRRSGSPVRREQQARRQRLVPSGVQRRGHPVVREVLIPVTYPSTAPEIAIPELDGKTAKMYRGGKICLSDHFKPLWARNVPKFGLAHLMALGLGPWLAVEIPDLVAKGIIQHKEK, via the exons ATGGCGGAggaggcggcgcggcgggcggtgGCGGAGCTGCCGCTGTTGCGGACGTCGGCGGGACCGCGGGACCGGGAGGGCTGGGCGCCGCGCCTGAAGGAGGAGTACCGCGCCCTCATCCAGGTGCGCCGGGCCAAGCCCCGCCGGTCAGGCTCCCCcg TACGTAGAGAACAACAAGCGCGCCGACAACGACTGGTTCCGTCTGGAGTCCAACGCCGAGGGCACCCG GTGGTTCGGGAAGTGCTG ATCCCGGTGACCTACCCCTCCACCGCCCCCGAGATTGCCATCCCCGAGCTGGACGGGAAGACAGCCAAGATGTACAG ggGCGGCAAGATCTGCCTCAGCGACCACTTCAAGCCCCTCTGGGCTAGGAACGTCCCCAAATTCGGTTTGGCCCATCTGATGGCGCTGGGG CTGGGCCCGTGGCTGGCCGTGGAAATCCCCGACCTCGTCGCCAAAGGCATCATCCAGCACAAGGAGAAGTGA
- the LOC121079975 gene encoding apolipoprotein A-II-like, which produces MKVLVAALVLLCACHLQAALVRRETPDEEAAPAAIDDFFTRHFQSLSNFMTKDLPQKLQAEELRSQAEAYLDRANKQLAPLAQELRSNVLSLFSSLLDLGKGEGQP; this is translated from the exons ATGAAGGTGCTGGTGGCCgccctggtgctgctctgcGCCTGCCACCTCCAGGCTGCTCTGGTGAGGCGCGAGACTCCGGATGAGGAGGCTGCCCCTGCGGCCATCGATGACTTCTTCACCCGCCATTTCCAGTCTCTCTCCAACTTCATGACCAAAGACCTGCCGCagaagctgcaggcagaggagctgcGCAGCCAGGCTGA GGCCTACCTGGACCGGGCTAACAAGCAGCTGGCCCCACTGGCCCAGGAGCTGCGGAGCAACGTCCTCAGCCTCTTCTCATCACTGCTGGACCTGGGCAAGGGTGAGGGgcagccctga
- the TOMM40L gene encoding mitochondrial import receptor subunit TOM40B isoform X1, with protein sequence MGGECCPPQQWRRRPRAGAPSRSRFRQRRCPRPRWRRPAATRGAGGRRAGPGMGNALGPAAPRAPRRGEPLGSPGSFDELHRQCKEVFPQQMEGVKLIVTKTLSSHFQVTHTVHMSTLGPSSYHFNATFVGDRQLGPTEAFPTLTGDMDNSGSLNAQVLHLVAERIRTKAVFQTHQTKFVTWQFDGEYRGDDCTATLTLGNPDLLGESVILVAHFLQSVTSRLVLGGEMVYHRRPGEEGAILTLAGKYTALKWVATLNVGYGGAHASYYHRANEQVQVGVELEANTRLQDTTFAFGYQLNLPQANMVFRGLLDSNWSVGGVLEKKLPPLPVTLALGAFLNHWKNRFHCGFSVIVG encoded by the exons ATGGGCGGCGAGTGCTGCCCGCCCCAGCAATGGCGGCGGCGGCCTCGGGCGGGCGCGCCCTCGCGAAGCCGCTTCCGGCAGCGGCGGTGCCCGCGCCCGCGATGGCGGCGCCCGGCGGCGACGAGGGGCGCGGGCGGCCGTAGAGCCGGGCCGGGCATGGGCAACGCGctgggccccgccgcgccccgggccCCGCGCCGAGGGGAGCCGCTCGGGAGCCCCGGCAGCTTCGATGAGCTGCACCGGCAGTGCAAAG AGGTTTTCCCGCAGCAAATGGAAGGGGTGAAGCTGATCGTCACCAAGACCCTGAGCAGCCACTTCCAG GTGACGCACACGGTTCACATGAGCACCCTCGGCCCCTCCAGCTACCACTTCAATGCCACTTTTGTGGGGGACCGGCAGCTCGGCCCCACCGAG GCCTTCCCCACGCTGACTGGGGACATGGACAACAGCGGCAGCCTCAATGCCCAAGTGCTGCACCTTGTGGCCGAGCGCATCCGCACCAAAGCCGTCTTCCAG ACTCACCAGACCAAGTTCGTGACGTGGCAGTTCGACGGCGAGTACCGGGGGGACGACTGCACCGCTACCCTCACGCTGGGCAACCCCGATCTCCTTGGCGAGTCTG TGATCCTGGTGGCCCATTTCCTCCAGAGCGTCACCTCCCGCCTTGTCCTGGGTGGGGAGATGGTTTACCACCGGCGgccaggggaggagggagccaTCCTCACGCTGGCGGGCAAATACACGG CTCTAAAGTGGGTGGCAACACTGAACGTGGGGTATGGTGGTGCCCATGCCAGCTACTACCACCGAGCCAACGAGCAG GTGCAGGTTGGGGTGGAGCTGGAGGCCAACACCCGGCTGCAGGATACCACCTTCGCCTTTGGCTACCAGCTCAACCTGCCACAGGCCAACATGGTCTTCAGAG GGCTCCTGGACAGTAATTGGAGCGTTGGGGGCGTTCTGGAGAAGAAGCTGCCCCCCCTGCCCGTCACCCTGGCTCTGGGTGCCTTCCTGAACCACTGGAAGAACCGTTTCCACTGCGGCTTCAGCGTCATTGTGGGCTGA
- the TOMM40L gene encoding mitochondrial import receptor subunit TOM40B isoform X3, with protein sequence MGGECCPPQQWRRRPRAGAPSRSRFRQRRCPRPRWRRPAATRGAGGRRAGPGMGNALGPAAPRAPRRGEPLGSPGSFDELHRQCKEVFPQQMEGVKLIVTKTLSSHFQVTHTVHMSTLGPSSYHFNATFVGDRQLGPTEAFPTLTGDMDNSGSLNAQVLHLVAERIRTKAVFQTHQTKFVTWQFDGEYRGDDCTATLTLGNPDLLGESALKWVATLNVGYGGAHASYYHRANEQVQVGVELEANTRLQDTTFAFGYQLNLPQANMVFRGLLDSNWSVGGVLEKKLPPLPVTLALGAFLNHWKNRFHCGFSVIVG encoded by the exons ATGGGCGGCGAGTGCTGCCCGCCCCAGCAATGGCGGCGGCGGCCTCGGGCGGGCGCGCCCTCGCGAAGCCGCTTCCGGCAGCGGCGGTGCCCGCGCCCGCGATGGCGGCGCCCGGCGGCGACGAGGGGCGCGGGCGGCCGTAGAGCCGGGCCGGGCATGGGCAACGCGctgggccccgccgcgccccgggccCCGCGCCGAGGGGAGCCGCTCGGGAGCCCCGGCAGCTTCGATGAGCTGCACCGGCAGTGCAAAG AGGTTTTCCCGCAGCAAATGGAAGGGGTGAAGCTGATCGTCACCAAGACCCTGAGCAGCCACTTCCAG GTGACGCACACGGTTCACATGAGCACCCTCGGCCCCTCCAGCTACCACTTCAATGCCACTTTTGTGGGGGACCGGCAGCTCGGCCCCACCGAG GCCTTCCCCACGCTGACTGGGGACATGGACAACAGCGGCAGCCTCAATGCCCAAGTGCTGCACCTTGTGGCCGAGCGCATCCGCACCAAAGCCGTCTTCCAG ACTCACCAGACCAAGTTCGTGACGTGGCAGTTCGACGGCGAGTACCGGGGGGACGACTGCACCGCTACCCTCACGCTGGGCAACCCCGATCTCCTTGGCGAGTCTG CTCTAAAGTGGGTGGCAACACTGAACGTGGGGTATGGTGGTGCCCATGCCAGCTACTACCACCGAGCCAACGAGCAG GTGCAGGTTGGGGTGGAGCTGGAGGCCAACACCCGGCTGCAGGATACCACCTTCGCCTTTGGCTACCAGCTCAACCTGCCACAGGCCAACATGGTCTTCAGAG GGCTCCTGGACAGTAATTGGAGCGTTGGGGGCGTTCTGGAGAAGAAGCTGCCCCCCCTGCCCGTCACCCTGGCTCTGGGTGCCTTCCTGAACCACTGGAAGAACCGTTTCCACTGCGGCTTCAGCGTCATTGTGGGCTGA
- the TOMM40L gene encoding mitochondrial import receptor subunit TOM40B isoform X2, with protein MGGECCPPQQWRRRPRAGAPSRSRFRQRRCPRPRWRRPAATRGAGGRRAGPGMGNALGPAAPRAPRRGEPLGSPGSFDELHRQCKEVFPQQMEGVKLIVTKTLSSHFQVTHTVHMSTLGPSSYHFNATFVGDRQLGPTEAFPTLTGDMDNSGSLNAQVLHLVAERIRTKAVFQVGPDSPDQVRDVAVRRRVPGGRLHRYPHAGQPRSPWRVCDPGGPFPPERHLPPCPGWGDGLPPAARGGGSHPHAGGQIHGSKVGGNTERGVWWCPCQLLPPSQRAGAGWGGAGGQHPAAGYHLRLWLPAQPATGQHGLQRAPGQ; from the exons ATGGGCGGCGAGTGCTGCCCGCCCCAGCAATGGCGGCGGCGGCCTCGGGCGGGCGCGCCCTCGCGAAGCCGCTTCCGGCAGCGGCGGTGCCCGCGCCCGCGATGGCGGCGCCCGGCGGCGACGAGGGGCGCGGGCGGCCGTAGAGCCGGGCCGGGCATGGGCAACGCGctgggccccgccgcgccccgggccCCGCGCCGAGGGGAGCCGCTCGGGAGCCCCGGCAGCTTCGATGAGCTGCACCGGCAGTGCAAAG AGGTTTTCCCGCAGCAAATGGAAGGGGTGAAGCTGATCGTCACCAAGACCCTGAGCAGCCACTTCCAG GTGACGCACACGGTTCACATGAGCACCCTCGGCCCCTCCAGCTACCACTTCAATGCCACTTTTGTGGGGGACCGGCAGCTCGGCCCCACCGAG GCCTTCCCCACGCTGACTGGGGACATGGACAACAGCGGCAGCCTCAATGCCCAAGTGCTGCACCTTGTGGCCGAGCGCATCCGCACCAAAGCCGTCTTCCAGGTGGGGCCAG ACTCACCAGACCAAGTTCGTGACGTGGCAGTTCGACGGCGAGTACCGGGGGGACGACTGCACCGCTACCCTCACGCTGGGCAACCCCGATCTCCTTGGCGAGTCTG TGATCCTGGTGGCCCATTTCCTCCAGAGCGTCACCTCCCGCCTTGTCCTGGGTGGGGAGATGGTTTACCACCGGCGgccaggggaggagggagccaTCCTCACGCTGGCGGGCAAATACACGG CTCTAAAGTGGGTGGCAACACTGAACGTGGGGTATGGTGGTGCCCATGCCAGCTACTACCACCGAGCCAACGAGCAG GTGCAGGTTGGGGTGGAGCTGGAGGCCAACACCCGGCTGCAGGATACCACCTTCGCCTTTGGCTACCAGCTCAACCTGCCACAGGCCAACATGGTCTTCAGAG GGCTCCTGGACAGTAA
- the NR1I3 gene encoding nuclear receptor subfamily 1 group I member 3 isoform X1, with translation MSSTSDADRSPCPLLGPQGPEGEDTEPREEKVCAVCGDRATGYHFHVMTCEGCKGFFRRSINKGIRFTCPFTQSCPITKAKRRQCQACRLQKCLDVGMRKDMIMSEEALRRRRALWGQRRLAREQPVGLTAEQQELIGILIAAHQHTFDSSFSQFTHYWPAVRLYVPSPQPQSPPEPGGPAAWPPPLQPDCLDDEVLPDVFSMLPHFADLSTFMIQQVINFAKEIPAFRSLPIDDQISLLKGATLDICQIQFNTVFNAETNAWECGQHCYTIQDGALAGFQQIYLEPLLKFHISLKKLHLHEAEYVLLQAMLLFSPDHAGITQRDFIDQFQEKVALTLKSYIDHQHPMPEGRFLYAKLLLLLTELQTLKVENTRQILHIQDLSSMTPLLSEIIS, from the exons ATGTCAAGCACCTCAGATGCGGACAGAAGCCCCTGCCCGCTGCTGGGACCCCAGGGCCCCGAGGGGGAGGACACGGAGCCCAGGGAGGAGAAAGTCTGTGCCGTGTGCGGGGACCGTGCCACCGGGTATCACTTCCACGTCATGACGTGTGAGGGCTGCAAGGGCTTCTTCAG GCGCTCCATCAACAAGGGCATCCGCTTCACCTGCCCCTTCACCCAGAGCTGCCCCATCACCAAGGCGAAGCGGCGGCAGTGCCAGGCCTGCCGCCTCCAGAAGTGCCTCGACGTGGGCATGCGGAAGGACA TGATCATGTCAGAGGAGGCtctgcggcggcggcgggcactGTGGGGCCAGCGGCGGCTGGCGCGGGAGCAGCCGGTGGGGCTGACGGCGGAGCAGCAGGAGCTCATCGGCATCCTCATCGCAGCCCACCAGCACACCTTCGACTCCAGCTTCTCCCAGTTCACACACTACTGG CCTGCTGTGCGACTCTACGTGCCCAGCCCGCAGCCACAGAGCCCACCGGAGCCAGGTGGCCCTGCTGCATGGCCACCGCCCCTGCAGCCAGACTGCCTGGACGACGAAGTGCTGCCTGATGTCTTCTCCATGCTGCCCCACTTTGCCGACCTCAGCACTTTCATGATCCAGCAAGTCATCAACTTTGCCAAGGAGATCCCAGCCTTCAG GAGCTTGCCCATCGATGACCAGATCTCGCTGCTGAAAGGGGCCACCCTGGACATCTGCCAGATCCAGTTCAACACTGTCTTCAACGCAGAGACCAACGCCTGGGAGTGCGGGCAGCACTGCTACACCATCCAGGACGGAGCCCTGG CCGGCTTTCAGCAGATCTACCTGGAGCCACTGCTCAAGTTCCACATTAGCCTGAAGAAGCTGCATCTGCATGAGGCAGAGTACGTCCTGCTCCAGGCCATGCTGCTCTTCTCACCAG ACCACGCCGGCATCACCCAGCGGGACTTCATCGATCAGTTCCAGGAGAAGGTGGCCCTGACACTCAAGAGCTACATCGACCACCAGCACCCCATGCCTGAGGGCAG ATTTCTCtatgcaaagctgctgctgctgctgactgaGCTGCAGACGCTGAAGGTGGAGAACACACGGCAGATACTCCACATCCAGGACCTATCCTCCATGACGCCGCTGCTCTCCGAAATCATCAGCTAG
- the NR1I3 gene encoding nuclear receptor subfamily 1 group I member 3 isoform X3: MSSTSDADRSPCPLLGPQGPEGEDTEPREEKVCAVCGDRATGYHFHVMTCEGCKGFFRRSINKGIRFTCPFTQSCPITKAKRRQCQACRLQKCLDVGMRKDTHQHTFDSSFSQFTHYWPAVRLYVPSPQPQSPPEPGGPAAWPPPLQPDCLDDEVLPDVFSMLPHFADLSTFMIQQVINFAKEIPAFRSLPIDDQISLLKGATLDICQIQFNTVFNAETNAWECGQHCYTIQDGALAGFQQIYLEPLLKFHISLKKLHLHEAEYVLLQAMLLFSPDHAGITQRDFIDQFQEKVALTLKSYIDHQHPMPEGRFLYAKLLLLLTELQTLKVENTRQILHIQDLSSMTPLLSEIIS; the protein is encoded by the exons ATGTCAAGCACCTCAGATGCGGACAGAAGCCCCTGCCCGCTGCTGGGACCCCAGGGCCCCGAGGGGGAGGACACGGAGCCCAGGGAGGAGAAAGTCTGTGCCGTGTGCGGGGACCGTGCCACCGGGTATCACTTCCACGTCATGACGTGTGAGGGCTGCAAGGGCTTCTTCAG GCGCTCCATCAACAAGGGCATCCGCTTCACCTGCCCCTTCACCCAGAGCTGCCCCATCACCAAGGCGAAGCGGCGGCAGTGCCAGGCCTGCCGCCTCCAGAAGTGCCTCGACGTGGGCATGCGGAAGGACA CCCACCAGCACACCTTCGACTCCAGCTTCTCCCAGTTCACACACTACTGG CCTGCTGTGCGACTCTACGTGCCCAGCCCGCAGCCACAGAGCCCACCGGAGCCAGGTGGCCCTGCTGCATGGCCACCGCCCCTGCAGCCAGACTGCCTGGACGACGAAGTGCTGCCTGATGTCTTCTCCATGCTGCCCCACTTTGCCGACCTCAGCACTTTCATGATCCAGCAAGTCATCAACTTTGCCAAGGAGATCCCAGCCTTCAG GAGCTTGCCCATCGATGACCAGATCTCGCTGCTGAAAGGGGCCACCCTGGACATCTGCCAGATCCAGTTCAACACTGTCTTCAACGCAGAGACCAACGCCTGGGAGTGCGGGCAGCACTGCTACACCATCCAGGACGGAGCCCTGG CCGGCTTTCAGCAGATCTACCTGGAGCCACTGCTCAAGTTCCACATTAGCCTGAAGAAGCTGCATCTGCATGAGGCAGAGTACGTCCTGCTCCAGGCCATGCTGCTCTTCTCACCAG ACCACGCCGGCATCACCCAGCGGGACTTCATCGATCAGTTCCAGGAGAAGGTGGCCCTGACACTCAAGAGCTACATCGACCACCAGCACCCCATGCCTGAGGGCAG ATTTCTCtatgcaaagctgctgctgctgctgactgaGCTGCAGACGCTGAAGGTGGAGAACACACGGCAGATACTCCACATCCAGGACCTATCCTCCATGACGCCGCTGCTCTCCGAAATCATCAGCTAG
- the NR1I3 gene encoding nuclear receptor subfamily 1 group I member 3 isoform X2: MSSTSDADRSPCPLLGPQGPEGEDTEPREEKVCAVCGDRATGRSINKGIRFTCPFTQSCPITKAKRRQCQACRLQKCLDVGMRKDMIMSEEALRRRRALWGQRRLAREQPVGLTAEQQELIGILIAAHQHTFDSSFSQFTHYWPAVRLYVPSPQPQSPPEPGGPAAWPPPLQPDCLDDEVLPDVFSMLPHFADLSTFMIQQVINFAKEIPAFRSLPIDDQISLLKGATLDICQIQFNTVFNAETNAWECGQHCYTIQDGALAGFQQIYLEPLLKFHISLKKLHLHEAEYVLLQAMLLFSPDHAGITQRDFIDQFQEKVALTLKSYIDHQHPMPEGRFLYAKLLLLLTELQTLKVENTRQILHIQDLSSMTPLLSEIIS, encoded by the exons ATGTCAAGCACCTCAGATGCGGACAGAAGCCCCTGCCCGCTGCTGGGACCCCAGGGCCCCGAGGGGGAGGACACGGAGCCCAGGGAGGAGAAAGTCTGTGCCGTGTGCGGGGACCGTGCCACCGG GCGCTCCATCAACAAGGGCATCCGCTTCACCTGCCCCTTCACCCAGAGCTGCCCCATCACCAAGGCGAAGCGGCGGCAGTGCCAGGCCTGCCGCCTCCAGAAGTGCCTCGACGTGGGCATGCGGAAGGACA TGATCATGTCAGAGGAGGCtctgcggcggcggcgggcactGTGGGGCCAGCGGCGGCTGGCGCGGGAGCAGCCGGTGGGGCTGACGGCGGAGCAGCAGGAGCTCATCGGCATCCTCATCGCAGCCCACCAGCACACCTTCGACTCCAGCTTCTCCCAGTTCACACACTACTGG CCTGCTGTGCGACTCTACGTGCCCAGCCCGCAGCCACAGAGCCCACCGGAGCCAGGTGGCCCTGCTGCATGGCCACCGCCCCTGCAGCCAGACTGCCTGGACGACGAAGTGCTGCCTGATGTCTTCTCCATGCTGCCCCACTTTGCCGACCTCAGCACTTTCATGATCCAGCAAGTCATCAACTTTGCCAAGGAGATCCCAGCCTTCAG GAGCTTGCCCATCGATGACCAGATCTCGCTGCTGAAAGGGGCCACCCTGGACATCTGCCAGATCCAGTTCAACACTGTCTTCAACGCAGAGACCAACGCCTGGGAGTGCGGGCAGCACTGCTACACCATCCAGGACGGAGCCCTGG CCGGCTTTCAGCAGATCTACCTGGAGCCACTGCTCAAGTTCCACATTAGCCTGAAGAAGCTGCATCTGCATGAGGCAGAGTACGTCCTGCTCCAGGCCATGCTGCTCTTCTCACCAG ACCACGCCGGCATCACCCAGCGGGACTTCATCGATCAGTTCCAGGAGAAGGTGGCCCTGACACTCAAGAGCTACATCGACCACCAGCACCCCATGCCTGAGGGCAG ATTTCTCtatgcaaagctgctgctgctgctgactgaGCTGCAGACGCTGAAGGTGGAGAACACACGGCAGATACTCCACATCCAGGACCTATCCTCCATGACGCCGCTGCTCTCCGAAATCATCAGCTAG
- the PCP4L1 gene encoding Purkinje cell protein 4-like protein 1 — MSERSPHESPSLAEAPGRQQEAKAADPKKEEEEIDIDLSAPETEKAALAIQGKFRRFQKRKKESGP; from the exons ATGAGCGAG CGCAGCCCCCATGAGTCCCCCTCTCTGGCGGAGGCCCCcggcaggcagcaggaag CCAAAGCTGCTGACCccaagaaggaggaggaagagatcGACATTGACCTGAGCGCGCCCGAGACGGAGAAAGCTGCACTCGCCATCCAGGGCAAATTCCGCCGCTTCCAGAAGCGGAAGAAGGAGTCGGGGccctga